Below is a genomic region from Raphanus sativus cultivar WK10039 unplaced genomic scaffold, ASM80110v3 Scaffold1960, whole genome shotgun sequence.
AATGGTTTAAAAGCGAAGGGTCGAAGTGGGGCGTTGACTTCTCGACCGTTGTGGCTCAAAAGGCGAATAAAGAATATCGCAGGTAGTTATTCGATTTAAGTTAATTCTTGATTTTTGAGAGATTCTCGAtgagcatttttttttttttgtggtttgtTCAAAAGGTTTCTTGAAGGTCTGATGAGTAGTGAAGTGGAGTATGGGGTGGTGATGACGGCTTTCTGGGCGATAGAAGCGGTGTATCAAGAGAGCTTTGCTCACTGTTTGGAGAATGGGAACAAAACTCCGGGGGAGCTTACCGGAGCTTGCAATCGGTGGGGCAACGACGGGTTTAGACAGTACTGTTCATCTGTGAAGAATATTGCTGAACGTTGTCTGGAGAATGCCTCAGGGGAAGCTTTGGTTGAAGCTGAAGATGTTCTGGTACGTGTTCTTGAACATGAAGTTGCCTTCATTAGCGAAGCTAGAGAAGAAGCTCAAAACGCTCCCGTTTTGCTCACCAAACCTGAGGCTGCCAAAGATCCAGCCCAACTCGCAAAGCCCATACAAGCTCAAGTGGTTCCAGCCCAACAAACTCTCTCAACGGTTACTTTGACAAAAGATAAGAAGAGAGTTAAAGAGGAGAACAGAAGAGAAAAGCAGAGTGTGATGTCATGTACGACTCTGAGATGTGGTCCAGAACTGAGGAACTCCTTTGCAGCCCTTGGATCGATTGGAGAGTGCAGATGAATACATGTGGAAGCAACTCTAGGGTTTTAGCCTTTACTATATAAGTTTGTATTCACCATTTTGTAAGAACTCAAGAATCAAGAAATATAAAAG
It encodes:
- the LOC130505035 gene encoding bifunctional TENA-E protein-like, yielding MEKPEKRGVIDTWLDKHHSLYTAATRHDFVISILDGSVDLSSFKTWLGQDYLFVREFAPFVANVLIRAGKESGETSDMEVVLGGLASLNDEIEWFKSEGSKWGVDFSTVVAQKANKEYRRFLEGLMSSEVEYGVVMTAFWAIEAVYQESFAHCLENGNKTPGELTGACNRWGNDGFRQYCSSVKNIAERCLENASGEALVEAEDVLVRVLEHEVAFISEAREEAQNAPVLLTKPEAAKDPAQLAKPIQAQVVPAQQTLSTVTLTKDKKRVKEENRREKQSVMSCTTLRCGPELRNSFAALGSIGECR